In a genomic window of Nyctibius grandis isolate bNycGra1 chromosome 4, bNycGra1.pri, whole genome shotgun sequence:
- the LOC137663238 gene encoding protein NDNF-like has translation MSWFWFYLPLHLLMVACLCHSIKAPTTSFQQSFKTDLFNFYHSRILADGKETTIHLLKDIPKRYYFVLEEGRALAPFTITVTPCDVPIEWSILVHKASASFLGKAAQGDHDTQEVSKSQKAPSMVSTIFNYKGNSVETYMGMSSHSALYMLEFLSTERDTHITVYLTTDTTSGNLYPELPTDPRIDVIGIGHTTVTLTWKHSPSVLQHSENIQYCLLVNEKHNYKSLCAAETAIRSSGMKLPPTLALSLSPYLLEPQQVMILSNSELSIINKASTGEVRQICMGTKNTYTVANLSPSTQYYFDVFVVNLLTNASAAYTGTFARTLEEPEPKVMELKDGKVIQVVLDGKKQKFYSLQYQARYKKIQFTFQLCRGQVQVHITKNGKTVASENISGLRYLSLKGKLLDTYLVQLRSTEESNSSVKLQVSPHFHKPLFPLLPESLKIRSFSKLRTCNSVTIAWLGTQEDNKYCVYKKRIEEDQVWMELQSANRCSGPESRHKSEKVLCKYFYDINLQRAVTTETIKGLDAGTLYLFDVYLFGPSGIPVRYHSKAVKTRKNC, from the exons ATGTCCTGGTTCTGGTTTTACCTGCCTCTCCACCTTCTCATGGTGGCTTGCTTGTGTCATTCCATAAAAGCACCCACCACCAGTTTCCAACAAAGCTTCAAGACCGATCTCTTCAATTTCTACCACTCCCGGATACTTGCTGATGGTAAGGAAACTACAATTCACCTGCTGAAGGATATACCTAAAAG GTACTACTTTGTTTTGGAAGAAGGCAGAGCCCTTGCACCCTTCACAATAACAGTGACCCCCTGTGATGTTCCCATCGAATGGAGCATACTTGTGCACAAGGCTTCAGCAAGTTTCCTTGGAAAAGCAGCACAAG GTGATCATGATACACAAGAGGTCTCAAAATCTCAGAAGGCTCCAAGCATGGTGTCCACCATTTTTAACTATAAGGGAAATTCTGTGGAGACTTACATGGGTATGTCTTCTCATTCTGCCCTTTACATGCTAGAGTTCTTATCCACTGAGCGAGACACACACATTACCGTGTACTTAACAACTGACACAACATCTGGGAACCTCTATCCAGAACTTCCAACGGATCCACGCATAGATGTTATTGGCATTGGGCATACAACAGTGACTCTGACCTGGAAACACAGTCCCTCTGTCTTGCAACACAGTGAAAACATCCAGTACTGTCTTCTAGTTAATGAAAAGCACAACTATAAGAGCTTATGTGCTGCTGAGACAGCAATCAGGTCCTCTGGAATGAAACTGCCACCTACATTAGCTTTGTCGCTCTCTCCGTACCTTCTTGAACCACAGCAGGTGATGATATTGTCCAACAGTGAGTTGAGCATCATCAACAAAGCAAGTACTGGGGAAGTCAGGCAGATATGCATGGGTACCAAGAACACTTACACAGTGGCCAATCTCAGTCCCAGCACTCAGTATTACTTTGATGTTTTTGTTGTCAATCTCCTCACAAATGCCAGCGCTGCTTACACTGGGACATTTGCAAGAACCCTGGAAGAACCTGAACCTAAGGTGATGGAGCTGAAAGATGGGAAAGTGATTCAGGTTGTCCTGgatgggaaaaaacagaaattctaCAGTCTGCAGTACCAGGCGAGGTACAAGAAAATACAATTCACCTTTCAGTTGTGTCGTGGCCAAGTACAGGTTCACATAACAAAGAATGGTAAAACAGTGGCATCAGAAAACATCTCAGGGCTGAGGTATCTCTCACtgaagggaaagctgctggacACATATTTGGTGCAGCTGAGGTCCACAGAGGAATCTAACTCTTCTGTGAAACTACAGGTGTCCCCTCATTTCCACAAGCCCTTATTCCCACTTCTTCCAGAGAGCTTAAAAATTAGGTCCTTCAGTAAACTCAGGACCTGCAACTCTGTCACCATTGCCTGGCTAGGAACACAAGAGGATAACAAGTACTGTGTATACAAGAAAAGGATTGAAGAAGATCAGGTCTGGATGGAACTGCAGAGTGCAAACAGGTGCTCTGGACCTGAATCTCGGCACAAGTCAGAGAAAGTGCTGTGCAAGTATTTCTATGATATAAATCTCCAGCGAGCCGTCACCACAGAGACCATCAAAGGGCTGGATGCAGGGACACTTTACTTGTTTGATGTTTATCTCTTTGGGCCATCTGGCATCCCTGTCAGATATCACAGCAAAGCTGTGAAGACCAGAAAAAATTGTTGa